caaagccttggagaggtggtaacttggctaccacacaaagaaattgcaagattggcccctgaatttacaaactgatgctgaaaacaaactttctgcccagatgtgatcgtcgcgtagcgcgacggaataggcaggggatggtcgcgctacgctaccatgtgtctgattcagcaaagtttcaaaaatgacagaaatggtccctgcacgtgtttaagcttgtttttgacgtttttaacctccgttaacctctagttaaagtataggggactcaaaacatgcttgaaaacatctcggatgtcggttcgtttggtcgtacgatcgcgttgttcggttaattacgacggaactcaaacggatgcgaaaacgaaccaaattaagcgacgaatggaatttttgcatgccgatcactaaaataaaaatattttagtgtgtacaaaaattttggatgtccagatgtattcagtacgtaagatatgcgcgaaaatgcaaacttacgtcgtttttgacacttttagtccctgtaagatcatataagcatgttttcgcacaccgaacctatcaaagcttatttctaagctatgtttaggttatatatggtatgtttagcttatgatcaagttccggactattcgttaccttacgaatcggtatagtttcgcagtttgacgcaaatagtccctgcgatcgaataaacttgttttcgccataccaaaccttccaaaacttatttctaagttatgtaaaggtcatttaaggtatgttaagcctatttcactattccggtgtgtttgtcgcgctaaactgattacgtttacgcaccagtgcgcgtataactttccagaaagcgatttaaagctcagAATTGAACGAGaaatgatatgtgcaaaagatacatatatttatacaaatcccaagtatgaaacacaatatttcattgacttggcatttgtttggtgcttgtggtgacacaggtgtcacaaggaCCTCTATTAAGATGATAGTTATGCATCAATTCTTGCGTAAGAAGAATATTATCTGAGATTTTCCTGCCCGGAACAAACGCTGACTGATTTATGCTGACTAATTTATCCAAACTCCCCTTAATACGGTCCGTGATTATCTTGCTAGTGCACTTATAAAGAACATTACAGCAAGAGATGGGCCGGTAATCAAGAACTGAATTAGGAGTATCCATCTTAGGGACCAGAGCAAGGATAGTGTGATTGACTTGCTTTAAAAGTTTACCATTCTCGAAAAAATCTAGCACAGCATTCGTTACCTCATCTCCCACAATATCCCAAGCATGTTTAAAGAACGCCGATGTGAAACCATCGGGACCAGGGGCCTTATTCTCACCAATACCAAACATAGCTTGTTTAACCTCTTCACGGGTCACTTGCCTAACCATCTGATCAGCCGTATGTTGACTAAGGGTATTACGAAACAAGTCATCATCATCAAACCTGGAAACCAACTGAGCCGTACCCAAGAAGTTCGAGTAATGGTCTACAAGAGCTCCTGTAATTCCGTCACCTTCAAACCGATTACCATGAATATCATTAATACAACTAATTTTGTTTCTAGCATTCCTACTTTTCACACACTTGTGAAAAAAGGAAGTATTAGAGTCCCCAGCACAAAGCCATTCAACCTTGGATTTCTGTTTTAAGAAACACTCTTCATCATACGCTGCCACCTGATAATCACGAAGACATTTTGCAGCAGTGTCACGGATAGTCCCATCCATCGGATTAGCATCAACAAGCTGCTGAATATCATCAAGCTCCTTACGCAGCTGACAAACCTTCTCGTGAAGGTTCCCTTGCTGGTAAAGGAGTTTACGAAATCTTGGTTTAAGGTTTCTCATCTTCTTAACAACAGAGAACATAGCAAAGCCCTGAATTCCTTTCGCCCATTCAGTAGTAACATACCTCCTAAACTCCTCCTTTGTGGTTAGGAAATTCGAAAATTTAAACGGTTTCAGCTTCTTGCGCGCAATAGAAGCTAATTTCAGAACACAAGGAGTGTGATCAGAAACCCTAGCAGGCTTAAACAATGCATAAGTATCCGGAAACAGATCCATAAACTTAACATTACTCATAATGCGATCAATCTTTTTAAGCACTCCAATACCCTCCTTAGGCTTCTGGTTCCAGGTGAAGTGTAAACCATGACTTTGAACATCCATAAGCTCAACATGTTGAATACAGTCAAAAAATTCTCTCATTCCTATGGTGTGATTAGACGGCCCGTATAATGAGTCTTCCATATTTAGAGCTGTATTAAAGTCCCCCAAAATAACCCATGGCTGATCACGAGCAAAAATATTAAGCTTGCATAAATCCTCCCAAAGAATTCTACGGTCTTGATATTTATTCTCCGCATAGACAAAGGAGCAAAGAAAGGTTTTTGATTCAGCTTTTAACCGAACCTGAGTGTGAATAACCTGATCAGATTGCGATAGCACCATGAGATCCACATCATCCTCGTTCCATCCTAATATAATTCTGGTACCCCGCTGACATAAAGCCCCATTTGACGTCCAATTCCAACTACGAAAGACTCCCTTACACACTTTAACTAAGTTACCCACGTTCACATGCGTCTCTAAGATAGCACAAACACTTAACTGATTTTCATCAATTAAGACCCTAACCTCGTTTTGTTTCAGGGGACGATTCAAACCCCTAATATTCCATGAAACCACACTACCCATTTAAACCTGTAtaaccgggagtgcttgccccctcagcaTGAGAACTCGTTAAATTGCTAGTCATAAATTTTGACATTTCCGTCGGGATAGACTCTTGAACCACATCACTCAACCTGGTGACCTTCTCACTACCTCTTTCCTGTTCAACCGGAACATTATCCTCCTTTGATCCTTCACCATCTCCAACCGTATCTAACACCTGAAATGAGTTAGCCACTTTCACGATTGATGGCCCACTACTAGACGCTTGCTCATCCTTTTTCGTTCCAGAAGTACTAGCACCAGATTTGTTTGCTTTTGGTTTATAGATAAACTTAGGCTTTTGCTTTTTCTGAGGAAAAGAGTGTTTAGCCACCCGCTTCCTGTCAGTAATAAATCCGTCCTCATCAACAACAACCTGTTTTGCCTTCTCCTTCATGACTTTACTACACGTAGCATGGTCATGACCAAACAAACAACATGTGGGGCAACGTAAAGGCTTCCATTCGTACTCAACATCAACCCGTTCCATAATGAAACCCTCCTCATCCATCTTGGGAATAGCTAGAGTAATGTGATCCTTAAGTTCATTATCAGCATTGATCTCAATCATTGCACGGGCATAACTACTCCTTCCCCAATTATCAACACACATATCAGCCGTATAGGAATCTAACCTCTTAGGAACCCCTAGCTTAGATGCCAGCAAACTGAAACCATCATCAGTGTAGACTGAAATCGGAACATTGTGCAACTTAACCCATATTGGAACGGTTTTAATACTATCTTTCTTAAGGGTAACCTTAGGTGTCCAAATGTTCAAAAATAATGGTATTTTACGTATTAGCCATGGTCCTCCTTCCAACACCTTCATCAATCCATCCTTCGaatcaaacttgaagaaaaagaaacccGAGGTGTTCATCATAAGCTTTGAAAAACCAAACTTTGCCCATACATTATTCGCATAATACTCAACCACAGGAAAAGGTAATCTATTCCCTAGAAAATAACCATAGAGCACATTATCAAATTTATCTTGTACCTGCTGAACAACCTCTTTCGGAATAACGACATCAGCATCTTCTCTAGTTTCCTCCGGTTCCAATAATCTAAAGTTTACTTCCCTTTTGATTCGATTCTTGGATTGAAGTTTGTCAGCATACGAACTCTTGCTATCTTGTCTAGTAGGATCACAAAAACCCTCAACATTAATCGCAGAACCCTTATTCTCCACATTAGacgaactagggtttgcatgatTGTCCTTCTTGGCTGCCGTATAGTTACCTCCATATCCCCACGTAGCATCCAATTCCACAGGTTTTGAAATCTCAAATAAACCATCTATCACCGATGCATTATTAGTAGAGAACATACCACGTCTCGGCATCATAGGATTACCCTCAATGTTTGTTACTCGCAGTCCAATCCCACGCATCGGAGGTATGTTATCATCATTCCCAGGTGTACCATAATCCAAAGGGTTGGTCCCATCACTGTTTCCCTCCATGCATGCAAGAAACGAAACCGAATCAAGATGCAACAAGGGATTTCGGCTGAAACCCTAATCAACCGTCAGATAAAAAGTCTCCTTAAATTAACAAAAGCAAcgagaaaacaagaaaatattCAACGAACCAGCAGATCAAACATGCATAACCCAAGCGAATTGGCTGTAAAAACCCtagcaagaaaaaaaaaacgaaacgaACAAACCCTAATCCTgacttcaaaagattagaaaccacGGTAGAAGTCTagaaccttactcagaaggatcgaCAACACCACAATTGTTGTAacgcccataaatttaaaatcattattctagaaataaaaagaataataaagcactagaaaaccctaattaagacacccaagtaattctgcataaccCCTGAAAATTTCagagcaatcagaatcaggatcaggacccctaaaactcaaggggggtaaaccctagttgacgattatctactTAAAACGTTGTCTAAATATAATTGGACCAAACTTCCGACCAATCAAAGCTAGTCCCGTGCAGGGCAAGCCAAAGAAgtataggtgtcccttacggaccgtaagggcttaggcttacagtccgtaagcaggagcaaaatcgagtataaatagcagaacattggcacttgcttctgtgcacaaaaacgacgctcaaattctcaattgacgtcgagttatacttcttccactacccaaacacacacacacctcgaaacgttgccgcaatcag
This is a stretch of genomic DNA from Helianthus annuus cultivar XRQ/B chromosome 16, HanXRQr2.0-SUNRISE, whole genome shotgun sequence. It encodes these proteins:
- the LOC110944741 gene encoding uncharacterized protein LOC110944741, with protein sequence MEGNSDGTNPLDYGTPGNDDNIPPMRGIGLRVTNIEGNPMMPRRGMFSTNNASVIDGLFEISKPVELDATWGYGGNYTAAKKDNHANPSSSNVENKGSAINVEGFCDPTRQDSKSSYADKLQSKNRIKREVNFRLLEPEETREDADVVIPKEVVQQVQDKFDNVLYGYFLGNRLPFPVVEYYANNVWAKFGFSKLMMNTSGFFFFKFDSKDGLMKVLEGGPWLIRKIPLFLNIWTPKVTLKKDSIKTVPIWVKLHNVPISVYTDDGFSLLASKLGVPKRLDSYTADMCVDNWGRSSYARAMIEINADNELKDHITLAIPKMDEEGFIMERVDVEYEWKPLRCPTCCLFGHDHATCSKVMKEKAKQVVVDEDGFITDRKRVAKHSFPQKKQKPKFIYKPKANKSGASTSGTKKDEQASSSGPSIVKVANSFQVLDTVGDGEGSKEDNVPVEQERGSEKVTRLSDVVQESIPTEMSKFMTSNLTSSHAEGASTPGYTETHVNVGNLVKVCKGVFRSWNWTSNGALCQRGTRIILGWNEDDVDLMVLSQSDQVIHTQVRLKAESKTFLCSFVYAENKYQDRRILWEDLCKLNIFARDQPWVILGDFNTALNMEDSLYGPSNHTIGMREFFDCIQHVELMDVQSHGLHFTWNQKPKEGIGVLKKIDRIMSNVKFMDLFPDTYALFKPARVSDHTPCVLKLASIARKKLKPFKFSNFLTTKEEFRRYVTTEWAKGIQGFAMFSVVKKMRNLKPRFRKLLYQQGNLHEKVCQLRKELDDIQQLVDANPMDGTIRDTAAKCLRDYQVAAYDEECFLKQKSKVEWLCAGDSNTSFFHKCVKSRNARNKISCINDIHGNRFEGDGITGALVDHYSNFLGTAQLVSRFDDDDLFRNTLSQHTADQMVRQVTREEVKQAMFGIGENKAPGPDGFTSAFFKHAWDIVGDEVTNAVLDFFENGKLLKQVNHTILALVPKMDTPNSVLDYRPISCCNVLYKCTSKIITDRIKGSLDKLVSINQSAFVPGRKISDNILLTQELMHNYHLNRGKRGLRQGDPMSPYLFTLVMEVLTLILQRTASNTSFKFHGQYSKQKIINILFADDLFLFSHGDSVSVKHLQVALDKFTQISGLVPSMPKSTVFFSNVTSAMKNQILNLLPFQEGSLPVRYLGVPLISTRLSARDCKILLERIQRRIDNWITKSLSFAGRLQLINLVLAAMYSYWASVFMLPVGIIKDLEKRAGFSLSSTVADLVTEDGQWRWPQAWYDTFPVLINIDTIQLTPDTDDRFHWKDWEGNFQCFRSWEAWNNLRYRETKVVWVNSVWFSQCIPRHSFHLWLVIKNKLRTQDRMAEWEAGSATNLHLMCCPLCRYDRDSRDHLFFQCPYASEVWSLVRNKVDMGSVNDTWASIMQWMEVNANSRTLEHIVCNILVAASTYFIWQERNNRIFSQLQRNASVLSKVIVDTVRLRIMGFRIGRDPKHRKLLDRWLISKEHMDMDPD